The following coding sequences lie in one Flagellimonas eckloniae genomic window:
- a CDS encoding NAD-dependent epimerase/dehydratase family protein, with translation MQKPILILGACGQIGTELTFELRAKYGSENVIASDIREGSEVLMNSGPFELLDATNYEAIEDVVMHYEIDEVFLMAAMLSATAEKFPMRAWNLNMNSLFNVLNLAKERKINKVFWPSSIAVFGPNTPKKNTPQNTIMEPSTVYGISKQAGERWCEYYFKKFGVDVRSVRYPGLISWKTMPGGGTTDYAVEIYHEALKSGKYQCFLDKDTKLPMMFMDDAITATMSLMESKPEKLSVRSSYNLGSMSFTPKEMAKSIQKNIPDFKITYAPDFRQQIADSWPSSIDDSAAAHDWNWKPKFDLETTTKEMLGNLKQAL, from the coding sequence ATGCAAAAACCTATCCTTATTCTTGGTGCATGTGGCCAAATAGGCACAGAACTAACATTTGAATTAAGGGCCAAATATGGTTCTGAAAATGTAATAGCGAGCGACATTAGGGAAGGTAGCGAAGTGCTTATGAACTCTGGCCCATTTGAACTTTTGGATGCCACAAACTACGAAGCTATTGAAGATGTGGTGATGCATTACGAAATTGATGAGGTTTTTTTAATGGCCGCCATGCTTAGTGCCACTGCGGAAAAGTTTCCCATGCGTGCTTGGAATTTAAATATGAACTCTCTTTTCAACGTACTCAATCTTGCCAAGGAAAGAAAAATAAATAAAGTTTTTTGGCCCTCCAGTATTGCTGTTTTTGGTCCAAATACGCCTAAAAAAAATACACCACAAAATACGATAATGGAACCCAGTACGGTCTATGGAATAAGCAAGCAAGCTGGAGAACGTTGGTGCGAATATTATTTTAAAAAATTTGGGGTTGATGTGCGCAGTGTTCGGTATCCTGGGCTAATAAGTTGGAAAACGATGCCTGGTGGAGGCACTACGGATTATGCTGTTGAAATATATCATGAAGCATTGAAAAGCGGAAAATACCAATGCTTTCTGGATAAGGACACCAAATTACCCATGATGTTTATGGATGATGCCATTACGGCAACAATGAGCTTAATGGAAAGTAAACCTGAAAAACTCTCTGTGAGGTCATCTTATAATTTGGGCAGTATGAGTTTTACTCCAAAAGAAATGGCTAAGAGCATTCAGAAAAACATTCCAGATTTTAAAATAACCTATGCCCCGGATTTTAGACAACAAATTGCGGATTCTTGGCCAAGTAGTATTGATGATTCCGCTGCAGCCCATGACTGGAATTGGAAACCTAAATTTGATTTGGAAACTACCACGAAGGAAATGTTGGGCAATCTTAAACAAGCACTTTAG
- a CDS encoding molybdenum cofactor biosynthesis protein MoaE encodes MEKKIKNVFVQGPISPNFIADSIAKHQSKTQIGAHNIFLGQVRADVIEDKTVSAIEYTTYEEMANLKFHEIREQTFEKFEITCMHIYHSLGKVAVGEVCLFVFVSSPHRKVVFEAIHFVVEEIKAQVPVFGKELFEDDSYQWKVNT; translated from the coding sequence ATGGAAAAGAAAATCAAAAACGTATTTGTTCAGGGACCCATAAGTCCAAATTTCATTGCTGATTCCATTGCAAAGCACCAATCCAAGACCCAAATAGGGGCACACAATATTTTTTTAGGGCAGGTGAGGGCCGATGTAATTGAAGACAAAACTGTAAGTGCCATTGAGTATACCACATATGAAGAAATGGCAAATCTTAAATTCCATGAAATACGGGAACAGACCTTTGAGAAGTTTGAAATCACCTGCATGCATATCTATCACAGTTTAGGCAAGGTTGCGGTTGGGGAGGTCTGTCTTTTTGTTTTTGTTTCTTCACCACATCGAAAAGTTGTTTTTGAGGCAATTCATTTTGTAGTTGAAGAAATAAAAGCACAGGTTCCAGTTTTTGGAAAGGAACTTTTTGAGGATGATTCTTATCAATGGAAAGTGAATACATAG
- a CDS encoding LytR/AlgR family response regulator transcription factor — MIQALIIDDEAKARQGLRLVLEKYCPEIKILALCESPEIGLEKINALKPDLIFLDVQMPKMSGFDLLERVSKINFEVIFVTAYDRYAIKAIKFSALDYLLKPIDVDELVNAVEKISKKKKNKVAQYGSLLKNVKPGMEKLKRLAIPSDNEIIMQPIADIIYCEADSSYTTLYLSGGKKITVSKTLKEFENILPEGDFCRIHHSTLVNMAHVTKYIKGEGGYVIISNNNHLNVSRRKKDQFLQMLHQA, encoded by the coding sequence ATGATACAGGCACTCATAATAGATGATGAAGCTAAAGCTAGGCAAGGGCTTCGTTTGGTATTGGAAAAATACTGTCCAGAAATAAAGATATTAGCGCTTTGCGAATCTCCTGAAATAGGCCTTGAAAAAATAAATGCGCTAAAACCGGACCTTATTTTTTTAGATGTACAGATGCCTAAAATGTCTGGGTTTGATCTATTGGAAAGGGTTTCCAAAATCAATTTTGAGGTTATTTTTGTTACCGCATACGATCGCTATGCCATAAAGGCCATAAAATTCAGTGCGTTGGACTATCTCCTAAAACCTATTGATGTTGATGAGTTGGTCAATGCTGTTGAAAAAATATCCAAGAAAAAGAAAAACAAGGTCGCCCAATACGGTTCACTTTTAAAAAATGTGAAACCGGGCATGGAAAAATTAAAACGCTTGGCCATTCCTTCAGATAATGAAATCATTATGCAACCAATTGCTGATATTATCTATTGTGAAGCAGATAGCAGCTATACCACTTTATATCTATCTGGAGGTAAAAAAATAACCGTTTCAAAAACTTTAAAGGAGTTTGAAAATATATTACCCGAAGGGGATTTCTGCCGCATACACCATTCCACTTTGGTCAATATGGCTCATGTAACCAAGTACATTAAAGGCGAGGGAGGATATGTTATTATCTCCAACAACAACCATTTGAACGTGAGTCGAAGAAAGAAAGACCAATTCTTACAAATGCTGCACCAAGCCTAA
- a CDS encoding tetratricopeptide repeat-containing sensor histidine kinase, with protein MKYDSILYFFLLWYVLFCPRLNAQNEIKIDSLKRTLALAKSDSNKIDLSIKLYQEIVARDTSEALGFLNKSISLSNQIDDVNRLSQAYLVKCNHYWKRGNLNSSKEALAEVEKIISRITNKEINAKFYLEKGIVEHRGGQYSNAIEKFLEARNVYEILKDTMAISKCHINIGGSYWELNQPDEALKNYLTALEILESTNNPAEMSISSILGNIGLIYRQKNQFKKALVYYQKSLELNRKNNMKMGEAINLQNIGSLYAQSKDYNKALPYFQEAKNVATSIDDKVGILYADHSIGMHYIKTGNYNKGISVLKQNLVLAEKLNNTEEIKNMNRNISDAYEGMGNYKQALNYRRTYEQWKDSLINKDHLNKVKELELRFETAKKDKEITLLTQENKLQEAQSEKEATLRRALIGGLLLLAIIGGLLFYTMRQRLRNQKILAAKNEALNKSELSKELQTLEMKALRAQMNPHFLFNSLNSINTMILSDETENASKYLSKFSKLVRLLLENSEQPKVSLKDEIDLLKAYIQLEAIRFNNKMDYTIEVDPEIDQESTFLPSMVLQPFVENAIWHGLLHKNQKGLLTIEIKESVDNLLCSIIDNGVGREKSLTLKKEGGLKKKSMGIKITTDRLKLLTQQKIKDVISIIDLKDDNNNALGTQVNIQIPLT; from the coding sequence ATGAAATATGATTCCATTCTTTATTTCTTTCTCCTATGGTATGTACTTTTCTGTCCTAGACTTAACGCACAGAACGAGATAAAAATCGACAGTTTAAAACGAACACTTGCATTGGCCAAAAGTGATTCCAATAAAATAGACCTCTCGATAAAACTATATCAAGAAATTGTTGCCAGAGATACTTCTGAAGCTCTTGGATTTTTGAATAAATCAATTTCTTTAAGTAATCAAATCGATGACGTTAATCGCCTTTCGCAGGCATATTTGGTAAAGTGCAATCACTATTGGAAACGTGGCAACCTAAATTCTTCTAAGGAAGCGTTGGCAGAAGTGGAGAAAATAATATCCCGTATCACAAATAAAGAAATTAATGCCAAATTTTATTTGGAAAAGGGCATAGTCGAACATAGGGGAGGTCAATATTCCAATGCGATAGAAAAATTTCTAGAAGCAAGAAACGTCTATGAAATTTTGAAGGACACCATGGCTATCTCAAAATGCCACATTAACATAGGCGGAAGTTATTGGGAGCTGAACCAGCCAGACGAAGCACTAAAAAATTATCTGACTGCCTTGGAAATTTTAGAATCAACAAATAATCCAGCTGAAATGTCAATCTCGAGTATTTTGGGAAATATAGGACTTATTTACAGGCAAAAAAATCAATTTAAAAAGGCATTGGTCTATTATCAAAAATCATTGGAGCTCAATAGAAAAAATAACATGAAAATGGGCGAGGCCATCAACCTACAAAATATAGGCTCATTATATGCTCAAAGCAAAGATTACAATAAAGCATTGCCCTATTTTCAAGAGGCAAAAAATGTTGCGACCTCCATAGATGATAAAGTTGGGATTTTATATGCAGACCATAGTATTGGTATGCATTATATAAAAACGGGCAATTATAATAAAGGTATTTCCGTATTAAAACAGAATCTTGTATTGGCAGAAAAACTGAACAACACCGAGGAAATAAAAAATATGAATCGTAATATTTCTGATGCTTATGAAGGAATGGGGAATTACAAACAAGCGCTCAACTATAGAAGAACCTACGAACAATGGAAAGATAGTCTTATCAATAAAGATCATTTAAATAAGGTGAAAGAATTGGAGCTACGTTTTGAAACCGCCAAAAAAGACAAGGAAATTACTTTGTTGACTCAAGAAAACAAATTGCAAGAAGCCCAATCAGAAAAAGAAGCAACCTTACGCAGAGCATTGATTGGGGGGCTTTTATTGTTAGCAATTATTGGGGGATTACTTTTTTATACCATGCGACAACGGCTACGAAACCAAAAAATACTGGCGGCAAAAAATGAAGCGCTGAATAAATCTGAGCTTTCAAAAGAATTGCAGACCTTGGAAATGAAGGCACTACGGGCACAGATGAATCCGCATTTTTTGTTCAATAGCCTAAATTCAATCAATACCATGATCCTTAGCGATGAAACCGAAAATGCCAGTAAGTATCTATCAAAATTCTCGAAACTTGTTCGCTTGTTATTGGAAAACTCAGAGCAACCCAAAGTTTCTTTAAAAGATGAAATTGATTTGTTAAAAGCCTACATTCAGTTGGAAGCCATTCGTTTCAACAACAAAATGGACTATACAATTGAAGTGGACCCAGAAATTGATCAAGAATCAACCTTTTTACCTTCCATGGTATTGCAGCCCTTTGTTGAAAATGCTATTTGGCACGGCTTGTTGCATAAAAACCAAAAAGGACTTTTGACCATTGAGATTAAGGAAAGTGTCGATAATTTATTGTGCAGTATTATCGATAATGGTGTTGGACGCGAAAAATCATTAACACTAAAAAAAGAGGGCGGATTAAAAAAGAAATCCATGGGCATAAAGATTACCACAGATCGGTTAAAACTGTTGACCCAACAAAAGATAAAAGATGTCATCAGCATCATTGATTTAAAAGATGACAACAATAATGCATTGGGCACACAGGTGAATATACAAATCCCCCTTACTTAA
- a CDS encoding nuclear transport factor 2 family protein: MRTKLIPHLLLVLTLAVSGQTKEKDAIAQLLDDWHQAAANADFDSYFDKMTDDGVFIGTDATENWQNKAFKEFSKPYFDRGKAWSFTAVERNIYINETKDFAWFDELLDTQMKLCRGSGVVKKENDGWKITHYVLSIAVPNENVTELIQLKKEKDSILLLSLKKK; the protein is encoded by the coding sequence ATGAGAACTAAATTAATACCACATCTGCTGCTGGTTTTAACATTGGCAGTTAGCGGCCAAACAAAGGAAAAAGATGCGATTGCTCAGTTATTGGATGATTGGCATCAGGCTGCTGCAAATGCCGATTTTGATTCCTATTTTGACAAGATGACCGATGATGGGGTTTTTATTGGAACAGATGCCACCGAAAATTGGCAAAACAAAGCTTTTAAGGAATTTTCAAAGCCTTATTTTGATAGGGGCAAAGCATGGAGTTTTACGGCTGTGGAACGTAATATTTATATCAATGAAACCAAGGATTTTGCCTGGTTCGATGAATTGCTGGATACCCAAATGAAACTTTGCAGGGGTTCTGGTGTTGTAAAAAAGGAAAACGATGGATGGAAAATTACCCATTATGTCCTTTCAATTGCCGTACCCAATGAAAATGTCACGGAACTTATCCAACTTAAAAAAGAAAAGGATAGCATATTACTTCTTTCTTTAAAAAAGAAATAA
- a CDS encoding leucine-rich repeat domain-containing protein, whose protein sequence is MKRSRTFYAALLIVCAILSFTSCKKDDDGEMEITPDPQVVLPPDYVVLKNLHDSNSGNTLGWDFDDITMKSWSGVSLQGERVTELDISSKSLTTLPDTIGELSELTSFTANDNNIVTIPSAIREWTKLTYFSINENAITNIPKEIGELQNLIELHVMGNQLSELPLELESLDNVVIFDASYNVLTLVPQQIRKMIQLEKLYFSYNKLSSVSYTIGQLVSIKEIDLSNNELTVLPIEMGSLNTLEQLWVAQNQISVIPQEVCDLETNNDTTISKDTNVSCGYIFPNYTALHALYHANPNNTLGWDLTDTTMETWEGLVVDQGAVISMDISGKQVSNITSEIGALTALRSLNLSENNITSLPAEIGLLSVLDELHLDNNSLSALPEEIKDLGTLLVLNLKQNDFSEFPMELVEFSLISSLNLGDNTIATLPTELVNVSINGLYLPNNMLTEVPVEYGDMSNLTVFDLQGNTFTEIPEEICALKDKTPATTILLDDDTFCEDDTVVALSEYEVLKELYETNTNNSLNWGDSLDDQTMAAWEGVTITGGHVTELAITYKDIDALPGSFGQLAFLSYLNIGYNNLITLPSEIGDLDALVVADFTGNFLISFPDEIGDMAALEHLTLSNNSFTELPDGIGNLANLKSLTYYGDLFGKPLLERLPETIGNLQELTYLSIQVSDIKELPSSIKNLNNLVKLDLANNEIENLPNDLGGLPKLEEFYLSNNELDAIPDGISGLAALKTLSIDGNQLTDLPATLPSLGNLETLILARNLYTEIPSIVFSLPAIKALNFYQNQLTVISSHIGTLTSLESLDLSGNPFEVAAIPNEIGNLTNLKRLLFSRCPNLLTLPAAIGQLTDLEELYIFDSNVNLQLPSEICDLRNNGLTVYVSSSLVDIDILCP, encoded by the coding sequence ATGAAAAGATCAAGAACGTTTTATGCTGCATTATTAATTGTATGCGCTATTCTTTCATTCACCTCGTGCAAAAAAGATGATGATGGGGAAATGGAAATAACTCCCGATCCACAGGTGGTTTTGCCACCAGATTATGTGGTACTGAAAAATTTACATGATTCCAACTCCGGCAATACCCTTGGTTGGGATTTTGATGATATAACCATGAAAAGTTGGTCTGGTGTCAGTTTACAAGGAGAAAGGGTAACTGAATTGGATATTTCAAGTAAAAGTCTTACCACATTACCTGATACAATTGGGGAACTCTCAGAATTGACCAGTTTTACCGCCAACGACAATAACATTGTTACCATTCCTTCAGCCATAAGGGAATGGACAAAACTGACCTACTTTTCAATCAATGAAAATGCAATAACCAATATTCCCAAAGAGATTGGGGAATTGCAAAATCTCATTGAACTCCATGTTATGGGAAATCAGCTTAGTGAATTGCCATTGGAACTAGAATCATTGGATAATGTTGTCATTTTTGATGCAAGCTACAATGTGCTTACCCTAGTTCCACAACAAATTCGTAAGATGATACAACTTGAAAAGCTGTATTTCAGTTACAATAAGTTAAGCTCGGTATCCTATACCATTGGGCAGCTTGTGTCAATTAAGGAAATAGATCTTAGCAATAATGAATTAACTGTTCTGCCTATTGAAATGGGCAGTTTGAACACCTTGGAACAGCTATGGGTGGCACAGAACCAGATTTCCGTAATACCACAAGAAGTATGTGATTTGGAAACCAATAATGATACTACTATTTCGAAAGATACAAATGTTAGCTGTGGTTACATTTTTCCAAATTATACCGCACTGCATGCATTGTACCATGCGAATCCTAATAATACACTGGGATGGGATTTAACAGATACCACAATGGAAACATGGGAAGGGCTGGTCGTTGATCAGGGAGCCGTTATAAGCATGGATATTTCTGGAAAACAAGTTTCCAACATTACTTCAGAAATTGGAGCATTAACCGCATTGCGCAGCCTAAACCTGAGCGAAAACAACATTACAAGCTTACCAGCTGAAATAGGGTTATTGTCCGTTTTGGATGAGCTTCACTTGGACAACAATAGTCTAAGTGCATTGCCTGAAGAAATAAAGGACCTAGGAACCCTCTTGGTGTTGAATCTAAAACAAAATGATTTTTCAGAATTTCCAATGGAATTGGTCGAATTCAGCTTGATAAGCTCCCTTAATCTTGGTGATAACACAATAGCTACCTTGCCCACCGAGTTGGTCAACGTTTCCATTAATGGGCTTTACCTTCCCAACAATATGCTGACCGAAGTTCCAGTGGAATATGGTGACATGAGCAATTTAACAGTGTTTGACCTTCAAGGAAATACATTCACTGAAATTCCAGAGGAAATCTGTGCGCTAAAAGACAAGACCCCGGCCACTACCATTTTGTTGGATGATGACACTTTTTGTGAAGATGATACTGTTGTTGCACTAAGCGAGTATGAAGTCCTCAAAGAATTGTACGAGACCAACACCAATAATTCATTGAACTGGGGCGACAGCCTAGACGACCAGACCATGGCAGCGTGGGAAGGAGTGACTATAACCGGGGGCCATGTGACAGAGCTAGCTATTACATATAAAGATATTGATGCCTTACCAGGTTCTTTTGGGCAATTAGCATTCTTAAGTTACCTTAATATCGGTTATAATAATTTGATTACTTTACCTTCAGAAATAGGAGATTTAGATGCGCTTGTCGTTGCTGATTTCACAGGTAATTTCTTAATATCGTTCCCAGATGAAATTGGCGACATGGCGGCCTTGGAACATTTGACTTTAAGTAACAATTCCTTTACTGAACTCCCTGATGGCATTGGTAATTTAGCCAACTTAAAAAGCCTTACGTATTACGGTGATCTATTTGGTAAACCATTGTTAGAAAGGTTGCCAGAAACTATTGGTAATTTACAAGAACTTACCTATTTATCCATACAGGTCAGTGATATTAAAGAACTTCCAAGTAGTATTAAAAACCTGAACAATCTTGTAAAATTGGATTTGGCAAACAATGAGATTGAAAACTTGCCAAATGATTTAGGTGGATTACCAAAATTAGAGGAATTCTATCTGTCCAATAATGAATTGGACGCAATACCGGACGGAATAAGTGGGTTAGCTGCTTTGAAAACATTATCTATTGATGGCAATCAGCTTACGGACTTACCAGCAACCCTCCCTAGTTTGGGTAACCTGGAAACCTTGATATTGGCACGAAATCTTTATACCGAAATCCCCTCCATTGTTTTCTCGCTACCGGCCATTAAAGCACTCAATTTTTACCAAAACCAATTAACTGTCATTAGCAGCCACATAGGAACGCTAACAAGTCTTGAATCATTAGACCTTTCGGGGAATCCATTTGAAGTAGCAGCTATACCCAATGAAATTGGGAATCTCACTAACCTTAAAAGACTGTTGTTCTCGAGGTGCCCCAATTTATTGACATTGCCTGCGGCTATTGGACAATTGACAGACCTCGAAGAACTGTATATTTTTGATTCAAACGTCAACCTACAGCTGCCATCAGAAATATGCGATTTACGTAATAACGGACTGACTGTTTATGTAAGTAGTAGTTTGGTGGATATAGATATATTGTGCCCTTAG
- a CDS encoding SDR family oxidoreductase: protein MIKKIGVLGCGWLGFPLAKKLVGENHSVYGTTTSQEKLALLKSEKIEPYKISLNADGIHGDIYGFLSNVDILIVNVPPKLRGKNTESFIEKMKLLHLEIKKSSVSKVIFVSSTSVYGNVYGEVTEETISLPFTESGIQLYESEQLFMKDSALSTTIIRFGGLIGPDRNPVTMLSKRKNLSNGNDPVNLIHLFDCIHMIMTIIKNGYWGELFNGVYPLHPIKKEYYTEEARKRGISPPHYAENSKEGAGKLIICKNFTDKSHHFLTSIIS from the coding sequence TTGATTAAAAAAATCGGTGTTTTAGGATGTGGATGGCTTGGATTTCCACTGGCAAAAAAACTTGTTGGTGAGAATCATTCGGTGTATGGGACCACTACATCCCAAGAAAAATTGGCCCTTTTAAAAAGTGAGAAAATAGAGCCCTATAAAATATCATTGAATGCCGATGGTATTCATGGTGATATTTATGGCTTTTTATCCAATGTTGATATTCTCATTGTTAATGTTCCACCAAAACTAAGAGGTAAAAACACAGAGAGTTTTATTGAAAAAATGAAGCTATTGCATTTAGAAATAAAAAAAAGTTCAGTTTCTAAAGTAATCTTTGTCAGCAGTACCTCTGTTTATGGGAATGTTTATGGCGAGGTAACCGAAGAAACCATTTCACTACCATTTACAGAGTCAGGAATTCAGCTTTATGAAAGTGAACAACTTTTTATGAAGGATTCCGCATTGAGTACAACAATTATTAGGTTCGGTGGATTAATAGGCCCAGACCGAAACCCAGTGACCATGCTATCAAAACGAAAAAATTTAAGCAATGGAAACGACCCTGTAAATCTCATTCATTTGTTTGATTGCATCCATATGATAATGACCATTATCAAAAATGGGTATTGGGGGGAATTGTTCAATGGGGTATATCCATTACATCCCATAAAAAAAGAATATTATACAGAAGAGGCACGAAAAAGAGGCATTTCTCCACCGCATTATGCAGAGAATAGTAAAGAAGGAGCAGGTAAATTGATTATTTGTAAGAATTTTACTGATAAATCACATCATTTCCTTACCTCAATTATATCTTGA
- the moaC gene encoding cyclic pyranopterin monophosphate synthase MoaC, protein MVDITQKQATHRTAIAQAVVKVSSKETIKAIQEKTVPKGDVFSMSRAAGFLGVKKTADLLPDCHPLPVEHCAIAYEINGLDITVKITVKTFYKTGVEVEAMHGASVVALNMYDMLKPIDKGVEIHHIKLLKKTGGKSDIGTAT, encoded by the coding sequence ATGGTTGATATTACACAAAAACAAGCTACCCATAGAACAGCCATTGCCCAAGCGGTAGTGAAGGTAAGTTCCAAAGAAACCATAAAGGCGATCCAAGAGAAAACTGTTCCCAAAGGGGATGTTTTTTCCATGAGTAGGGCCGCTGGGTTTTTGGGAGTAAAAAAGACAGCGGATTTGCTGCCCGATTGTCATCCTTTACCCGTTGAGCATTGTGCTATAGCGTATGAGATAAATGGCCTGGACATAACTGTTAAAATTACGGTAAAGACTTTTTATAAGACTGGAGTTGAGGTTGAGGCAATGCATGGTGCAAGTGTTGTAGCACTCAATATGTATGATATGCTGAAACCCATTGACAAAGGGGTTGAAATCCATCATATAAAACTCCTGAAAAAGACAGGTGGTAAGTCAGATATTGGGACTGCGACCTAA
- a CDS encoding leucine-rich repeat domain-containing protein, with protein sequence MKSNLIYLALFVWSLFILNTSCSKDDAPPPEEEEEEMEEENEDNEEGTDPGGQQPQLTADYLALKALYDANSGNTLGWDLDDTTMQSWSGVELESERVVKLDVKDKALTVLVPEIGNLEKLTSLDVGINSISQLPSEIGKLTELNVLHVESNLLTALPAEIGQLGQLTELYAQANNDIKNLPPEIEALEQLIILNLYGNSLEALPVEIGNLKALQLLSLYSNQLVEIPAEIGNLTELTVLNLNENQLSTLPKELGNLHLLNAMNLKNNDLTLIPQEICNLEEDGTTTIIKDNRVRCDLATYHYEALVKLYDANPGSQLNWDLNDTSMQSWGGVTLHSNGAVSELNLESSLVGVLPPEIGNLKGLTFLDLSICSITVLPSELGKLTSLQELNLFFNNLTSLPPEIGKLSNLEVLDISFNSLETIPTEIGALTNLVVLVAEANELIKIPDEFGNMGSLKELNIGFNNLNAIPSTIGNLKALKSVVCSDNKITTIPKELSELPELISADFGNNPTSALSPSICDLYSQGILRIDADQVIASGCP encoded by the coding sequence ATGAAAAGTAATTTAATTTATTTGGCGCTATTTGTTTGGTCATTATTCATTTTGAACACTTCTTGCAGTAAAGACGACGCTCCACCACCTGAAGAGGAGGAAGAGGAAATGGAAGAAGAAAACGAGGACAATGAAGAAGGGACAGACCCTGGGGGCCAACAACCGCAATTAACCGCTGATTATCTTGCACTAAAAGCACTTTACGATGCCAATAGCGGCAACACTTTGGGTTGGGATCTGGATGACACCACAATGCAGAGTTGGAGTGGCGTTGAACTGGAAAGCGAAAGAGTTGTAAAGTTGGATGTAAAAGATAAAGCTCTTACCGTTTTGGTTCCCGAAATCGGGAATTTAGAAAAATTGACCTCTTTAGATGTAGGTATCAATTCTATTTCGCAGCTTCCCTCAGAAATTGGGAAGCTTACCGAATTGAACGTCCTTCACGTTGAAAGTAACCTTCTGACCGCACTACCCGCCGAAATAGGTCAATTGGGACAACTAACGGAGCTCTACGCACAAGCCAACAATGATATTAAAAATCTTCCCCCGGAGATAGAAGCTCTTGAACAGCTTATCATCCTAAACTTATATGGTAATTCTTTGGAAGCCTTACCGGTTGAAATTGGAAACCTAAAAGCATTGCAACTCTTGTCGCTTTACAGCAACCAACTTGTTGAAATACCAGCAGAAATTGGGAATCTTACCGAGTTGACTGTTCTTAATTTAAATGAAAATCAATTGAGTACACTGCCCAAAGAGCTTGGAAATCTTCACCTCTTAAATGCGATGAATTTGAAGAATAATGACTTGACCCTAATCCCGCAAGAAATATGCAATCTTGAAGAAGACGGTACAACAACAATTATTAAGGATAATCGAGTACGTTGCGATTTGGCAACGTATCATTATGAAGCTCTTGTCAAACTTTATGATGCAAATCCCGGAAGTCAACTAAATTGGGATTTGAACGATACCAGTATGCAAAGTTGGGGAGGCGTTACCTTACATTCAAATGGTGCAGTTTCCGAATTAAATTTAGAGAGCTCATTAGTTGGTGTCCTTCCTCCCGAAATAGGGAATCTCAAAGGACTAACGTTTCTTGATTTGTCTATATGCAGTATTACTGTGCTTCCATCAGAATTGGGGAAATTAACCAGTCTTCAAGAACTTAATCTATTCTTTAATAATCTTACTTCATTACCACCAGAAATAGGAAAACTTTCGAATTTGGAAGTACTCGATATTTCTTTCAATAGCCTTGAAACAATTCCAACGGAAATAGGAGCGTTGACAAATCTTGTGGTTTTAGTTGCTGAGGCCAATGAACTCATAAAAATACCAGATGAATTTGGTAACATGGGAAGTCTTAAAGAACTCAATATCGGATTCAATAATCTAAATGCTATCCCAAGTACTATCGGCAACCTTAAGGCACTCAAAAGTGTGGTCTGTTCAGACAACAAGATTACAACGATACCCAAAGAACTTTCGGAATTACCCGAATTGATAAGTGCTGATTTCGGAAACAACCCAACAAGTGCCCTGTCACCTTCAATATGCGATTTGTATAGTCAAGGTATATTAAGAATAGATGCGGATCAGGTAATCGCCAGTGGATGCCCATAA